The genomic region CTTCAACGGGTACCGCCCGCAGTTCTACTTCCGCACGACGGACGTGACGGGCACCGCCAACCTCCCCGAGGGTGTGGAGATGGTGATGCCGGGCGACAACGTGCAGATGTCGGTGGAGCTGATCACGCCGATCGCGATGGAAAAGGAGCTTCGCTTCGCCATCCGCGAGGGCGGCCGCACCGTCGGCGCCGGCGTCGTCACCGAAATCCTGGACTGATCAACGGCCGGCACAGCGGTGGGGAGGCACCGTCGCCTCCCCGCCGCTCGTCGTCTATTCGCGGGTAAGGAGAAACAGCCATGCGTGACAAGGTCATCCTCGCTTGCACCGAGTGCAAGGAGAGGAATTATCACAAGACGAAGAACAAGCGGAAGCACCCCGAGCGGGTGGAGTACAAGAAGTACTGCCCGCGGTGCAACACGCACCGGCCGCACAAGGAAACCAAGTA from Longimicrobium sp. harbors:
- the rpmG gene encoding 50S ribosomal protein L33 translates to MRDKVILACTECKERNYHKTKNKRKHPERVEYKKYCPRCNTHRPHKETK